One window of Anaerolineales bacterium genomic DNA carries:
- the gyrB gene encoding DNA topoisomerase (ATP-hydrolyzing) subunit B, whose product MEDFVAEKTKYDVSSIQALEGIEHVRKRPGMYVGGTDIKALHHLVYEVVDNAIDEALAGFCTRIDITINKDSSVAVTDNGRGIPVGPHPSKKDANGKPMETVDVVMTIIGAGGKFGGGGYKVSGGLHGVGVSAVNALSEWMTTEIKRDGKLWRQEYKRGIPQGKIRQVGKVEKDETGTTQTFKFDKQIFTEDIDYRFDTLVQRFREMSFVTRGVTIRFVDERADREMTFYFEGGITSFVRYLNRNRENLHPVVHVEKEIEGVGIEAAIQYTDAYTESVYSFANTINTIDGGTHLTGLRSSLTRVINDYARKSGLLKDADPNFSGDDTREGLTAIVSVKHPGPQFESQTKVKLMNPEVQTYVTQVVGESFATFLEENPQAAKSIVAKCLTSARARDAARKARDLVIRKSALESLTLPGKLADCSERDSNRTELYIVEGDSAGGSAKQGRDRHFQAILPLRGKILNTERARLDKILGNNEVKALISALGTGIGDNFDLEGLRYGRIIIMTDADVDGSHIRTLLLTFFFRYMPQLIEEGHLYIAQPPLYRIAHKNNVKYVYSDKEKDKLLKEIGDKASLQRYKGLGEMNPEQLWETTMNPANRTLLLVTVDDAAEADRTFDMLMGDAVDPRKKFIQTHAKSVRNLDI is encoded by the coding sequence TTGGAGGATTTTGTGGCTGAGAAAACGAAATATGATGTAAGTTCAATTCAAGCGCTGGAAGGCATCGAGCACGTCCGCAAGCGCCCCGGTATGTACGTGGGCGGCACGGACATCAAGGCGCTGCACCACCTCGTTTATGAAGTTGTGGATAACGCCATAGACGAAGCCCTGGCCGGGTTCTGCACGCGCATCGACATCACGATTAATAAAGACAGCAGTGTCGCAGTAACAGATAACGGGCGCGGCATCCCGGTCGGTCCGCATCCCTCGAAGAAGGACGCCAACGGCAAGCCGATGGAAACGGTGGACGTGGTCATGACGATCATCGGTGCGGGCGGCAAATTTGGCGGCGGGGGATACAAGGTCTCCGGCGGTTTGCACGGCGTCGGCGTCAGCGCGGTCAACGCGTTATCCGAATGGATGACGACCGAGATCAAACGCGACGGAAAATTGTGGCGTCAGGAATACAAACGCGGCATCCCGCAGGGGAAGATCAGGCAGGTCGGCAAGGTCGAGAAGGATGAAACCGGCACGACCCAGACTTTCAAATTCGACAAGCAGATCTTCACCGAAGATATCGATTATCGCTTCGACACCCTGGTTCAGCGCTTCCGCGAAATGTCCTTTGTGACCCGCGGCGTGACCATTCGGTTCGTGGATGAGCGCGCCGACCGCGAAATGACGTTTTATTTCGAAGGCGGTATCACATCCTTCGTTCGCTATCTGAACCGCAACCGCGAGAACTTGCATCCCGTGGTTCACGTCGAAAAGGAGATCGAAGGCGTCGGTATCGAAGCCGCCATCCAATACACGGATGCATACACCGAGTCGGTTTACTCGTTCGCCAATACCATAAACACCATCGACGGAGGAACGCATCTGACCGGTCTTCGGTCTTCGCTGACGCGCGTCATCAACGATTACGCCCGCAAGAGCGGCCTGCTCAAGGACGCCGACCCGAATTTCTCAGGCGACGATACCCGCGAAGGTCTCACTGCCATCGTTTCGGTAAAGCACCCGGGTCCGCAATTCGAGTCGCAGACCAAGGTCAAACTGATGAATCCCGAAGTGCAGACCTACGTCACCCAGGTGGTGGGCGAGTCGTTTGCGACCTTTCTCGAAGAGAATCCGCAAGCCGCGAAGTCAATTGTCGCGAAATGCCTCACTTCGGCCCGGGCGCGGGATGCTGCGCGCAAGGCGCGCGATCTTGTCATCCGCAAATCGGCGCTTGAGTCATTGACTCTGCCCGGCAAACTGGCGGATTGCTCCGAACGCGACTCGAACAGGACCGAATTGTATATCGTGGAAGGCGACTCGGCAGGCGGCTCCGCCAAACAGGGACGCGACCGCCACTTCCAGGCGATCCTTCCGTTACGCGGAAAGATCCTCAACACCGAACGCGCACGACTCGATAAGATCCTCGGCAACAACGAGGTCAAGGCGCTCATCTCCGCGCTGGGGACAGGCATTGGCGATAATTTCGACCTCGAAGGCTTGCGTTACGGACGCATCATCATCATGACCGATGCCGATGTGGACGGCAGTCACATCCGGACGCTGTTGCTTACGTTCTTCTTCCGATATATGCCACAGTTGATCGAAGAGGGACATTTGTATATTGCCCAACCCCCGTTGTATCGTATCGCGCACAAGAACAACGTCAAGTACGTATACAGCGACAAGGAAAAGGATAAGTTGCTTAAGGAGATCGGCGATAAAGCGTCCCTCCAGCGATACAAAGGTCTCGGAGAAATGAATCCGGAACAACTTTGGGAGACGACCATGAATCCCGCCAACCGCACACTTCTTCTCGTGACCGTGGACGACGCCGCCGAAGCCGACCGCACCTTCGATATGCTCATGGGCGACGCCGTGGATCCGCGCAAGAAGTTCATCCAGACCCACGCAAAGAGTGTGAGGAATTTGGATATATAA